The DNA region CAATATATTTCTTCTTATATTTAAAGTCTATAAGGGTCGAGAAGTTATCATCTATAACAAATATAACATCTCCGCCCTTGCCGCCGTTTCCACCGTCCGGGCCACCGGCAGCGACATATTTTTCACGATGAAATGATACCGCACCGTCTCCGCCGTCTCCGGCTTTGACTCTGATCTTCGCCTTGTCTACGAACATTTTAAATCACCTTCCATGTGTGCTTGAACGCACATGACATTATACAATAAAATCCCAAGCAAAGCATATGCTCGGGATTTTTACTGTAAATAAAAAGCGTTATTTTACTGTGCAGCGTAAACTGATACTTTCTTACGGTCACGGCCGAGTCTTTCGAACTTAACTCTTCCTTCAACCATAGCGAAAATAGTATCATCAGAACCGATACCTACACCATTACCTGGATGGATGTGTGTACCACGCTGACGTACGATGATGTTGCCAGCCTTAACGTACTGACCATCTGCTCTTTTAACACCTAATCTCTTTGACTCAGAATCACGGCCGTTCTTAGTAGAACCTGAACCCTTCTTATGAGCAAAAAACTGCATACTAAGATTTAACATATCTTACACCTCCGAAATTTTAGTTTTAATCGTTCTTTCAAAAGATTTGCCAAGATAATCAAGATGAACTTTAAGCCCTGCGATGATCGTAGAAGCTGTTTTTCTGATTTTCTTCACTGATTTCCGCAATCTTCAGAGTAACTACATTGTCTGCAACTTCCGTTTCAGCCTTAAACTTAAAACTGTCAGTTATAAGATCGGCTGTAAGTTCAACCGCAGATGAGACACTGGCACAGACAATATCAAATCCGTGATCGTCGTAACCTGCGTGTCCGCTGACTCTGAAACCCGAAAAATCACTGCCCTTTTTATAAAAAACAGCAGTTATCATTCGTGATTAAGCCTTGATTGCTTCGATCTTAACCTGAGTGTAAGGCTGTCTGTGGCCCTGTCTTCTCATTGAAGAACCCTTCTTTGGCTTGTAAGTAAGAATGTTGATCTTCTTGCCCTTGCCGTTCTTAACAACTGTAGCAGATACTGTAGCACCGCTTACGTATGGAGCTCCAACTGTAAGACCCTTGTCTGTGTTCACAGCAACAACCTTATCAAAGCTAACCTTTTCGTCAGCTTCAACTGCGAGCTTTTCGATGAATACTACATCGCCCTCTTTTACTTGATACTGCTTACCACCAGTTTCGATAATTGCGTACATTTTGGTTTACTTCCTTTCCAAAAAACTCGCTGTACAAGGTGTGTTTCGTCAGTGCGGAACATCTTGCGAACCTGTATACATGCGGCTTTATTATTTTACCATATAAATCTTGGGTTTGTCAAGCATTTTTTATATAAACGGAAAATTAATTTTTAATTTATGTTACTATTCACGACCTAATTTTCCCAGTACAAAAGAAAACAACACCACTGGACCGGTTTTATTACCGGCCTGGTGGTGCTGTATTTTTTATTATTCACATTCAGCAAATATTTCTTCGACAGTATATGGGTTACCATCACATAATCTTGTTAATGCATCATATTCGTTGATTCCATTTCTTCGGCATGTTTCAATGTATGTACGAATCATTGCATAGTTATTTGCTGTTTTTGAAGATGCGAACTGACCTGACACCTTCATTTTTGTTTTCGTCCCACGTAGTGCTCGTTCTGAGAGATTATTTGTTGTAGGCAGACTGAAATCATATACCCAGGCGAAGTAATTGCTGCGATATTTTATGATTCTGCGTATCAGAGCGCGTTCCGGACCGCCTGAATATTTTGATGTATTCGCTTCTGCCAGCGTTTCTGCTCTTTGCAGAAGTTCTGTAAGCTTGCTTTCAAAATTTTCAAGATATCCATCATCAAATCGTGTTGTTCCTGCTTGTATCAGATTCTTTCGGTCTTTTATCGTTGCTGATATCAATGCTTTTATTTCAAGCAGTACTTCATGATTGGTTTCATCTGCAAGTTTCTGAAGATCGCGCTGCAAATGTGCATTACACTCAATATTTATGAACACAAAACGTTCATTGTAATTGATGCTGTTATGATCATGCATAACAGATGTTTCAGCAGAAAGATTTTCAAGTATTCCATCCAGAAGAATTCCGTTCATATCTTTGTTTTCATGGGCTGCAAAGAACGCGATTCTTTCGTCTCCGTAAAATCTCAGGCAGATTCTTTTGGTATCGGCGTAAACCACGGTATCATCCCAGTAAATGAGCAGTCTTTTAAGTAACTCCCTTCGCAAATCATTATGAAAAACTGCCAGTGCTTTGGCGGCTCTGGCCTGTACTTTAGCTACATACCCTTCACTCGGACTGATCTCTCCGTTTGTTATGCCCTGAAAGAATACAGGAACCTTATTTATTGACGAATTCATAATATTCAGCAAAACAAGTATCATTGCCTGTACGTTTGCTCCATATCTTACTTTCGTTCTTTTTTCAGGTGCCGTTCTGCTGATCACCAGGGTCCCGCAATTCTTACATTTGTAGACGTAATACTTATGCTTCACCCTCTTTACTTTAACTTCTACTTCTATTTCATAGCGATTTTCTGTTTTTCCGGTATATTCAAACTCATCTTTTTTGCATTTCGGACAACAGTCATCTTCAGTTAAACAATGTTCCGTTATATCAGTTATTGCTTCTTCTGCAGGTGGTTCAAGCTCTGATCTTTTATGCCCTGTTTGGCCTCCTTTGGAATTATCGGTTTCTTCTCTGCTGTTTGGTCTTGCTTTTGATTTCCCGATTGGTGTCTGCGATGTAGGCAGAGATGTATTGGTTCCATCTCTGTCCTGTACCGCTTTCATATGCCGGATCTCGGCTTTAAGTGTTTCTATTATGGTGTCTTTCTCGTCAAGTGCTTTTTGATATTCTTCGTCCTTCTTAGCAAGCTTTTTTTGATACTCACAGAACAAATCATAGTTTTCCTGTCTTAATTTACAGATTGTATCTATCTTTTCATCAAGCTCTTTGGTGTGATTTTCGCATTCAATTACAAGCTGTTCATACCAGATATCGCGTACTTTCTTCACTGCATTTTTTGATGACCGAACTTGTCTGCAAAGCTGTTTTATCCGCCTCTGATATCCAAGATATATGAGATGATGATTATGCTGCAGTTTTTTATATCTCTCACCATTTTCAAATTCTTTTACCAGACGTTTAAGTCTTTTATTTTCATATTGTAATGATGTATTGATAAAAAACTGCCTGTTCATAGCTTGCTTCCTGTTCTGTTTTATTTCTGTTCCAGCGCTCTTTCTGCTGATTCCTTTATGTTCAGTAAGTGATTTTTAAGAATAGCATTTTGTTTTTCAAGTTCGCTGATTCTTTTATCTTTCTGTATACTTTCTTCTTTTAGTTTTTTTATGATTTCCTTGTAATCCGGTTCTGCTGTTACCTTCGTTTCAACAGTATTGCTATTTGATTCTGATTTAGCCTTTCGTCCCGGCTTTCCTGTAGACGGTATCAGTTCTCCCGTTACCGGATCTTCCACTCCAAGATACTTGCGTATTGGTCTTGATTGTTTGGTTACAGGGTCGTAGTGTGATGTTGATTCATAAAGAACCACTCTTCCGGTTTTCTTATCTGTGTAGCGTACAATCGACATGATTTCAGCTTCCTTTCTACACTTGGTACTTATTATTATATCACATACCAACGAAAATGTCAATAGTTTTATTGGTATCTATTTAAACAAATACCACTATGCTTTTTTGTACTTTTTTTACGTAAAAAAACAGTGCTGAAAACATCGCATTTTCAATGTTTTCAGCACCATTATCATTTTTCTATTTTACATTATTTGGCCGTGAA from Ruminococcus sp. HUN007 includes:
- the rpmA gene encoding 50S ribosomal protein L27; translation: MLNLSMQFFAHKKGSGSTKNGRDSESKRLGVKRADGQYVKAGNIIVRQRGTHIHPGNGVGIGSDDTIFAMVEGRVKFERLGRDRKKVSVYAAQ
- a CDS encoding ribosomal-processing cysteine protease Prp, giving the protein MITAVFYKKGSDFSGFRVSGHAGYDDHGFDIVCASVSSAVELTADLITDSFKFKAETEVADNVVTLKIAEISEENQKNSFYDHRRA
- the rplU gene encoding 50S ribosomal protein L21 codes for the protein MYAIIETGGKQYQVKEGDVVFIEKLAVEADEKVSFDKVVAVNTDKGLTVGAPYVSGATVSATVVKNGKGKKINILTYKPKKGSSMRRQGHRQPYTQVKIEAIKA
- a CDS encoding transposase, whose amino-acid sequence is MNRQFFINTSLQYENKRLKRLVKEFENGERYKKLQHNHHLIYLGYQRRIKQLCRQVRSSKNAVKKVRDIWYEQLVIECENHTKELDEKIDTICKLRQENYDLFCEYQKKLAKKDEEYQKALDEKDTIIETLKAEIRHMKAVQDRDGTNTSLPTSQTPIGKSKARPNSREETDNSKGGQTGHKRSELEPPAEEAITDITEHCLTEDDCCPKCKKDEFEYTGKTENRYEIEVEVKVKRVKHKYYVYKCKNCGTLVISRTAPEKRTKVRYGANVQAMILVLLNIMNSSINKVPVFFQGITNGEISPSEGYVAKVQARAAKALAVFHNDLRRELLKRLLIYWDDTVVYADTKRICLRFYGDERIAFFAAHENKDMNGILLDGILENLSAETSVMHDHNSINYNERFVFINIECNAHLQRDLQKLADETNHEVLLEIKALISATIKDRKNLIQAGTTRFDDGYLENFESKLTELLQRAETLAEANTSKYSGGPERALIRRIIKYRSNYFAWVYDFSLPTTNNLSERALRGTKTKMKVSGQFASSKTANNYAMIRTYIETCRRNGINEYDALTRLCDGNPYTVEEIFAECE